One cyanobiont of Ornithocercus magnificus DNA segment encodes these proteins:
- a CDS encoding putative membrane protein has translation MSFPELIKTSTPWLVYSSLIFVALTFIAFLARWGFRFRLVGISSFILLLAFSSWAFDVSYTRTVVVKGAIRVPIVFDNGKDLVVAQAPQDISSSAIQPTLEQVAANIRSSGRGGLSVQVRLRQLRHLEEDVSEPIIIGEMERVFR, from the coding sequence ATGTCTTTCCCAGAGTTGATCAAGACATCCACTCCCTGGTTAGTCTATTCTAGTCTGATCTTTGTCGCCCTTACTTTTATTGCTTTTCTAGCGCGGTGGGGATTCCGCTTCCGGCTAGTTGGAATCTCAAGCTTTATCTTGTTACTAGCGTTCAGTAGTTGGGCTTTTGACGTCAGCTATACTCGTACTGTAGTTGTTAAAGGAGCCATAAGAGTTCCTATAGTCTTTGACAACGGCAAGGATCTAGTTGTTGCTCAAGCTCCACAGGATATTTCATCGAGCGCAATCCAGCCAACCCTTGAGCAGGTAGCTGCAAACATCCGCAGCAGCGGTCGGGGTGGTCTCTCAGTTCAAGTACGCCTGCGCCAACTTCGACATCTTGAGGAGGACGTCAGTGAACCCATAATCATTGGTGAGATGGAGCGTGTATTTCGCTGA
- a CDS encoding translocation/assembly module TamB: MGREHSIRALRRWQTTAAIVSAGVILSLGINRSISLLYKHICPILEDWIAVPLGHPVELGSFLGLHPWGFTIGPVRMLPKSKSSPEVLLNRLELSLLPLESLRRWRPVARMSVHDARVDLKQGLQSISQVFGSPKKDSMPNLDLYIRFDSPAHIYIQTTGLRLTATARLVVQLAENWAGGEIQLSLPSNGQVWLSGRGRWNQLDFDLNSKIERLQLQPFQQQLPITDPLRAFGQISGALQLRAQNNRFGCRGGISLTSLRLQGKTLKEVLKTPETRLTCRDDRLSISKSRWAYGSWRVMLAGGLRLNRSYGIDFSLEKPGDGHSFQGRLDGPWQQPRFRLNGDWVLRQYPLNDKPSLRLELDGDWRDIQRPTVNLKRLGLQAAGVNIHASGSIYPELGVTTNHLLVEESAWRDLPLVSKFLGDLASIHGKLALSGPTNRPTASLTASQAKSALLANWSLRSSWSASDSLARLEYFRSPHLFISAELPLLINEDVKPGNLFATLDVNSFPLRRLSPLLDITTDGTLSLAGNIHGPLNSIKPDLNLELINPRVGNLRLLERWAGRFNGSLGIGGILQMSHSAATQGSLKAHLGSNWLLQQVQLNRQGGTLSVAGSPTLYRWRAKNLPLKGIELMLPLKQQFSRVDGQLNGSGDISLQPLLVQGKASLHRLSAIGVEFQRIFLSGQYNSNHFHFSGELSPPGTGYVNFNSSGQRGGSLTTTLKASSLDTRWLASVLMQIPKFKNSASTNNSLVTNLRSTLTNSFRKLLEDFPKDVQKERKTLTASYQGRRTYSKLGYPEELRGQINAEISIWRESHHKNLGIDLQARGHLWTEEQNQDRALQNRPFLITIRGSLQEGKGEFFLLQFPISLITIIAPMPGNLQGSLSMRGRYRLGLGSPELRAELKLEKAKVGSFGLTLERGQISLVDNAAVLNLALRGSSSRQSVVLIGQVPLSRQKPLDVRLECYGDALRFLTGFAEDVVEWRSGSTSLKISLGGKLSNPKVNGLLILKDGIFRIGEQLVSEAQASIIFNLDKVYVEELSARIGSQGTLVSQGTLSLLQPTFGQSSLMIRAKQLQLSLPIATVNLDGDLQITGAVIRPQIGGQLIMSNGLLTPTRSVFVKRDQGTVPILASKASMLPGEGTSGITTVDIDDLLEENWDFQKILVLLGADAASPGSYTPEIRAPDITAIHFDGLRLQLGPNLRVRVAPVADFRAAGFLTLNGPLDANLELQGVVRLLGGRVSLFTTVFMLDQSMPNVAVFTPSLGLIPYVDLAMGTRVSESINDVGNDAIPTQIFDNNGSGDTGISRRLQLVQVAVTGSGPANLLAENIRLRSSPPMPRSQLLSLIGGNSLAGLSSAGAGTALATMLGQSVLSPVLGTFGEFLSQRLQFAIYPTYITPKIQAHRERISGQIPPRLAMVADAGFSITDGLEFSTLSIPNRSDIAPQAMLSYRLSENMSIFGSVNNEGSWQTQLQLFLRF; this comes from the coding sequence ATGGGCCGGGAACACAGTATCCGCGCATTGCGTAGGTGGCAGACCACTGCTGCTATCGTCTCTGCTGGTGTAATCCTGTCTTTAGGGATTAATCGCTCAATAAGTCTGCTCTATAAACATATATGCCCAATCCTGGAAGATTGGATCGCTGTACCACTGGGCCATCCTGTCGAATTAGGTTCTTTCCTTGGATTGCATCCTTGGGGCTTTACCATCGGCCCGGTCCGGATGTTACCAAAGTCTAAAAGCAGCCCCGAAGTGTTGCTCAATCGCCTCGAACTTTCCTTGTTACCGTTGGAGAGCCTGCGACGCTGGCGCCCAGTTGCCAGGATGAGCGTTCATGATGCACGCGTTGATTTAAAGCAAGGTCTGCAAAGCATCTCTCAAGTCTTTGGTTCGCCTAAAAAAGACTCAATGCCAAATCTAGATCTATATATACGTTTTGATAGTCCCGCACACATCTATATACAGACAACTGGATTGAGGCTAACAGCAACAGCAAGGCTAGTTGTGCAGTTAGCTGAAAACTGGGCTGGTGGAGAGATCCAACTCTCACTGCCAAGTAATGGACAGGTGTGGCTTAGTGGGCGCGGAAGGTGGAATCAGCTTGACTTCGATTTGAATAGCAAAATTGAACGCCTCCAACTACAGCCTTTTCAGCAGCAGCTGCCTATCACCGATCCGCTCCGGGCTTTTGGTCAAATAAGCGGGGCACTACAATTACGCGCTCAGAATAATCGCTTTGGCTGCCGTGGTGGAATTTCCCTGACTAGTTTACGACTACAAGGAAAAACGTTAAAGGAGGTATTGAAGACACCGGAAACTCGTCTAACTTGTCGCGATGATCGTCTGTCAATTTCTAAGAGTCGCTGGGCCTATGGGTCATGGAGAGTGATGCTTGCTGGTGGATTGCGCCTAAATCGCTCTTATGGGATTGACTTTTCGCTCGAGAAACCTGGCGACGGACATAGCTTTCAAGGTCGCCTTGATGGCCCCTGGCAACAACCCCGTTTCCGCCTGAATGGAGATTGGGTTCTTAGGCAATACCCACTTAATGACAAGCCAAGCTTACGACTTGAGTTAGATGGCGACTGGCGTGATATTCAAAGACCTACTGTAAACTTAAAGAGATTGGGTCTGCAAGCTGCTGGGGTAAATATCCATGCAAGTGGCAGTATTTATCCCGAGCTTGGTGTTACAACCAATCATTTACTAGTCGAAGAATCAGCTTGGAGGGACTTACCATTAGTATCTAAATTTCTCGGTGACCTTGCATCAATTCATGGCAAGCTAGCACTCAGTGGTCCTACAAATAGACCCACTGCTAGCTTAACTGCTTCTCAAGCAAAAAGTGCGCTGCTAGCAAACTGGTCTTTGCGTTCAAGTTGGTCTGCTTCCGATAGCTTGGCTCGGCTGGAGTACTTCCGTAGTCCTCATCTATTTATCTCGGCAGAGCTACCACTTCTTATTAATGAGGATGTTAAGCCTGGCAATTTATTTGCCACTTTAGATGTTAATTCCTTCCCACTTAGGAGGCTTAGTCCGCTACTAGACATAACTACGGACGGCACTCTCAGCTTGGCTGGCAACATTCATGGCCCTCTCAATTCCATAAAACCTGACCTTAATCTAGAGCTCATTAATCCTCGCGTGGGCAACTTACGCTTACTCGAACGCTGGGCGGGCCGCTTTAATGGTTCTCTTGGCATCGGCGGTATACTGCAGATGTCTCACAGTGCTGCAACTCAGGGATCGCTCAAAGCCCACCTAGGGAGCAATTGGCTACTGCAGCAGGTTCAGCTAAATCGTCAGGGAGGTACTTTATCTGTAGCTGGTTCTCCTACACTTTACCGCTGGCGTGCCAAGAACCTGCCGCTTAAAGGGATCGAGCTAATGCTACCGTTGAAACAGCAATTCAGTAGAGTTGATGGCCAACTTAATGGTAGTGGTGACATCAGCTTGCAACCTCTGTTGGTGCAGGGTAAAGCTAGTCTACATAGACTTAGTGCTATAGGAGTTGAGTTTCAAAGAATCTTCCTTAGTGGCCAATACAATAGTAATCATTTCCACTTTAGTGGTGAGCTGTCACCACCCGGTACAGGTTATGTAAATTTCAACAGTAGTGGCCAGCGAGGTGGTAGCCTAACAACAACGCTTAAAGCTAGTAGTCTTGATACTCGTTGGCTTGCATCAGTTCTGATGCAGATACCAAAGTTTAAAAATAGCGCTTCTACAAATAATAGCCTGGTGACAAATCTGAGATCTACATTGACAAATAGTTTTAGAAAGCTTTTAGAAGATTTCCCAAAAGATGTTCAAAAAGAGCGCAAAACTCTGACTGCTTCCTATCAGGGTAGAAGAACTTATAGTAAGTTAGGTTACCCTGAAGAGCTACGAGGCCAGATAAACGCTGAGATCAGTATCTGGCGGGAGAGTCATCACAAAAACTTAGGTATTGATCTTCAGGCTCGTGGACACCTTTGGACTGAGGAACAGAATCAAGACCGAGCCCTACAAAATCGTCCATTCCTTATCACAATCAGAGGTTCACTACAGGAGGGCAAAGGTGAGTTTTTCTTGCTACAGTTTCCTATCTCGCTAATAACTATTATCGCACCGATGCCCGGAAACTTGCAGGGATCTCTCAGCATGCGTGGTCGGTATCGACTCGGATTGGGCTCACCAGAGCTAAGGGCAGAGCTGAAGCTAGAAAAAGCAAAAGTCGGTTCCTTTGGTCTCACACTCGAGCGTGGTCAGATCAGTCTTGTTGATAATGCTGCTGTTCTGAATCTGGCCTTGCGTGGTTCTAGTAGTCGTCAGTCTGTAGTCTTGATCGGACAGGTACCCCTCAGCCGTCAGAAACCACTTGATGTTCGCCTGGAATGCTATGGGGATGCCCTGCGATTCTTGACAGGCTTTGCCGAAGACGTTGTGGAGTGGAGATCGGGTAGCACAAGCTTGAAGATCTCACTTGGAGGCAAGCTTAGCAATCCTAAAGTTAATGGCCTTCTTATTTTGAAAGATGGTATTTTCAGGATAGGTGAACAGCTAGTTAGTGAAGCACAAGCATCGATAATCTTTAATTTAGATAAAGTTTATGTTGAAGAGCTTTCAGCACGAATTGGCTCTCAGGGGACACTTGTAAGTCAGGGTACTCTCTCACTCCTGCAGCCTACCTTCGGACAAAGTTCCCTCATGATCCGTGCTAAGCAACTGCAGTTGTCACTCCCAATCGCGACAGTCAACCTCGACGGAGACTTGCAAATTACAGGAGCAGTCATTCGTCCGCAAATTGGTGGCCAGCTAATTATGAGCAATGGTCTGCTTACTCCCACCCGCTCCGTATTCGTAAAGCGTGACCAAGGGACAGTGCCTATTCTTGCTAGCAAAGCAAGCATGTTACCTGGAGAAGGAACGTCTGGAATTACGACGGTTGATATCGATGACTTACTTGAGGAAAACTGGGATTTCCAAAAGATTCTGGTATTGCTCGGAGCGGATGCAGCATCTCCAGGTAGTTACACTCCGGAGATTAGAGCGCCAGATATAACAGCTATCCACTTCGATGGCCTGCGTCTGCAGCTTGGCCCAAATCTTCGAGTCCGAGTTGCGCCAGTCGCTGATTTTCGCGCTGCCGGATTTCTCACACTTAACGGACCACTTGATGCAAACCTCGAGCTGCAAGGAGTTGTCCGCCTACTTGGCGGTCGCGTGAGTCTATTCACCACAGTTTTCATGCTCGACCAGAGCATGCCCAACGTTGCTGTGTTTACTCCTTCTCTAGGTTTAATTCCCTATGTTGACTTAGCAATGGGTACTAGAGTTTCGGAAAGCATAAATGATGTAGGCAATGATGCTATTCCTACCCAGATTTTCGACAACAATGGTAGTGGTGATACAGGTATTAGTAGAAGACTACAGCTAGTACAAGTAGCGGTTACAGGATCTGGGCCAGCAAATCTTCTAGCAGAAAATATTAGACTGCGCAGCTCGCCGCCTATGCCCCGGTCACAACTACTAAGCCTGATCGGTGGTAATTCCCTCGCTGGCCTTTCTAGCGCTGGTGCAGGAACAGCACTTGCTACTATGCTTGGACAATCTGTGCTTTCGCCAGTCCTTGGAACATTTGGTGAGTTCCTTAGTCAAAGACTACAATTCGCAATCTACCCTACCTATATTACACCCAAAATTCAGGCTCACCGGGAGCGTATCTCCGGCCAAATACCTCCCCGCCTTGCTATGGTTGCCGACGCTGGCTTTTCAATTACTGATGGTCTTGAGTTCTCTACCTTAAGTATTCCCAATCGTAGTGATATAGCACCACAGGCTATGCTATCTTATCGACTTAGCGAGAATATGAGCATATTTGGCTCAGTCAATAATGAAGGCAGTTGGCAAACTCAGTTACAATTATTTCTTCGCTTCTAG
- a CDS encoding alpha/beta hydrolase: protein MPENQRWRDVELTTHDGISLISRIWLPEGDGPWPTLLMRQPYGRAIASTVTIAPPCWWTQHGFLVVIQDVRGQGDSGGEFHGFRQEAADTAVTHRWLRTLPECNGKIGTYGFSYQGLTQLLSQEDVPPPSCLAPAMTGLDEDSHWSREGGAEWWHLGLGWGLQLAALRARRYSDNEAWTTIHHALADGSYLYNGLQLLRTLDPNGMVVRWFDGGKTLLHQPPINWLRQPMLLLGGWWDPHLCGLIDLYERSQAAGGRPELYIGPATHLSWWPGVQNLMLDFFQRHLQNRDSEADGENNIRLWDIGRQRWQFASGSSGGTWSLYSSGLACHELLEGQLIPDGTGAGCVQLVHDPWRPAPAIGGHLSPTPGLVNRVSIDCRSDVATFTSAPLTEPLCLEGRPRLSLTVQADQPGFDLCIALSRVLDSTNCAYQLTTGVRRFRGSTALAPQQCKVLMQPLLTELAPGERLRLSLAAATWPAIGVNPGHSEGLCGPPSIDCQVITLLLYLEESRLDLLPLVLEQATKF from the coding sequence GTGCCAGAAAACCAGCGGTGGCGCGATGTCGAATTGACAACCCATGATGGCATTAGCCTGATCTCCCGCATTTGGTTACCAGAGGGCGATGGACCTTGGCCCACATTATTGATGCGGCAGCCCTACGGTCGTGCTATTGCCTCAACTGTGACAATTGCTCCGCCATGCTGGTGGACGCAGCATGGCTTTCTAGTAGTAATCCAGGATGTACGCGGGCAGGGTGATTCAGGCGGAGAGTTCCACGGATTTCGACAAGAGGCTGCTGACACGGCAGTGACTCATCGCTGGCTACGAACCTTACCGGAGTGCAATGGGAAGATCGGCACCTATGGTTTCTCGTACCAAGGTCTTACCCAACTTCTTAGCCAGGAAGATGTTCCGCCACCTAGCTGTCTGGCCCCGGCCATGACCGGTCTTGACGAAGACTCTCACTGGAGCCGAGAGGGTGGAGCTGAGTGGTGGCATCTTGGCTTAGGATGGGGTTTGCAGCTGGCCGCTTTGCGAGCACGTCGATACAGTGATAATGAAGCTTGGACAACAATTCACCACGCTCTTGCCGACGGTAGTTATCTGTACAATGGTTTACAGCTGCTACGAACGCTTGACCCTAATGGGATGGTAGTCAGGTGGTTTGATGGAGGCAAAACTTTGCTTCACCAGCCACCTATTAACTGGTTGAGACAACCTATGCTGTTATTAGGGGGCTGGTGGGATCCCCATCTGTGTGGTTTAATTGACCTGTATGAGCGCTCTCAGGCTGCTGGCGGCAGACCCGAACTATACATTGGCCCAGCAACTCATCTCTCTTGGTGGCCTGGCGTTCAGAATCTAATGTTGGATTTTTTCCAGCGCCACTTGCAGAATAGAGATTCTGAGGCTGATGGTGAAAACAACATCAGGCTTTGGGATATTGGACGGCAACGATGGCAATTTGCCTCTGGCTCTTCAGGAGGTACATGGTCTCTATACAGTAGTGGGCTAGCGTGCCACGAATTGCTAGAAGGTCAGCTTATTCCTGACGGAACCGGTGCTGGCTGTGTTCAACTTGTGCATGATCCCTGGCGTCCTGCCCCAGCTATTGGCGGTCACCTCAGTCCGACTCCAGGATTAGTCAACCGTGTGTCAATAGACTGCCGCAGCGATGTAGCCACATTTACCAGTGCACCGCTAACAGAACCTCTATGTTTGGAGGGACGCCCACGACTTAGCCTGACAGTCCAGGCTGATCAGCCTGGATTCGATCTTTGCATAGCACTCTCGAGAGTCCTTGATTCAACCAACTGTGCTTATCAACTCACTACAGGCGTGCGGCGCTTCCGAGGCAGTACGGCCCTAGCTCCCCAACAGTGCAAGGTCCTGATGCAACCACTATTAACAGAGCTAGCACCGGGAGAGAGGCTGCGGCTCTCTCTAGCTGCTGCTACATGGCCGGCTATAGGTGTTAACCCCGGCCATTCAGAGGGATTGTGTGGACCTCCCTCAATCGACTGTCAAGTGATTACGCTACTGCTATATTTGGAAGAGTCACGTTTGGATTTACTGCCACTTGTCTTAGAACAGGCTACCAAATTTTGA